aatgcacttagagcattttctgtggggacacacacactcgaatatataaaaacgatttctaaaaaaacgacttctataaattcgacctaattttgtaatgtagacataccctaagaatccctgtccccccaaaaatatcccaccaagccccttcaccctctttcctggggaggcttgagaataatataccaactaaTTGCTTTAGCGATGTgagtacagaccagaccctttatctttaggacactaaaatcaatcagattcttaaaagaagaactttataataaagaaaaaaggaaaagaatcacacctgtaaaatcaggatggaaggtcactttacagggtaataaaaagattaaaaacacagaggactcccctctggactcagcttcacagttacaaaaacaggaataaaactacctttgtagcataggaaaattcacaaggtAAACCGAAAGATAAcgtaatgcatttccttgccttacttacAATTGCTGTAATTGTAGATGGATCATTCCAgatatattttcaggagatgtaTCTGCTTGGTCTCTCCCTCTGTCTGGAGAGGCAACAACAAAGAAATTCTCTCCCCCCCTGATTTgcaagtatcttctttcctcattggtccttctggtcaggtgccaactaggtgaTTTGAGCTACTTAACCCCTTAGAGATAAAGTGATTCAGTACAGCTgtcaaggagggattttatgctactcttttctttatatttatgacagtatcacATCAGCAGGtagaggctccagctgagatcagggccccttgggccgggcgctgcccagacacacagcgagagacagtccctgctccaagcagctcacagtctaaatagacaagacagacaaaggctgggagaggaaacGGAAGCACAGAGAGTGAAAGTGACTCGTGGAAAGTCACAGAACAGGTCAGAGACAGGAATAAACCCAGTTGTCCTGAATCCCAAGCCAGGGTTCTGTCCGCTCTTCGGCACATCAAGAATAAACACACTCTGCTTTTGCACGGTTTAACAGCAATATTTAATGTTCGTGCGATAGAAATAATCCCTCGGTCTGATCTAGAGCTGTCCAacggtagatctcaaagcacttcacaaagtcTCATTATCTCCGTTTctcagatggggaaagtgaacCACaaagggtgtctacactgcagttagacacctgcggctggcccgtgccagctgacgtGGCCTCAAatgaaggggctgtttaactgcagtatagcaactggggctctggctggagctcgAGGTCTGGGACCCCCACGAGGTGGAAAGGTccaagagcccaggctccagcccgagccagaAATGTCCACctggcaattaaacagccccttagcccgagccccatgtgccagctgccccaagtgtctaattgtagtgtagaccagcggtttcaaactgtgggtcgggaccccaaagtgggtcacaaccactgttccctctaatgatctacatccatgtgcggaatgaattttatgtGACGTGACACAGCACCTCCCTCTGGGTGCACTTACCAAAGTTCATGTGGTGggagtggggccgaggggttcggagtgtgggagggggctcagggctggggcagagggttggggtgtgggggtgtaaTGAGGTTAGCCAGGGCTCCTCTCTCCCTGGGGCGGCAGGGACCCCCCACCGCCTCACTAAGTTGGGGAGAAGGCCGAGCAGGGAATTAGTCCAGCCGCAggagtcttccccccccccggcctttgTGAGGGCAAAACCACAGTTAGTTGTCAGCCCAGGCCCTGGCTCAGGGCAGGCCAAGGGTGAGTCAGGCCTGGGAGAGTGGGGGCTCCCACCCGCGAGTTGGGTGGCAGTGGGGACGCAGGccaggggctctggggtggggcctttATCCTTCCTGTGCCATGCCTGACCCTCTggggggcgggctcagagctccctggctccgcccactctggtgtccAGGGTGCTCATCCCTCTCTGGGGGGGCGGCAGGGACCCACACCGCCTTGCTacaggggggatgagggctctggctggggatgcgggctctgggatgtagccggggatgagggatttggggtgcaggttgcccTGGGGTATGGTGGGGAGAGAgcactcccccccagccctctctctccccagcagctcggGGCCGTGGGAGAGGTGCCTTTCCGCACCCATGGCAGCTCGGTTTGGGCTGGGCcaagggaggggctcctctcccctggCCTCAAATCCAGGGCTGGTGTTTCACTTGTTCGGGCCCGGgcctgaagccgaagcctgagccccactgcctgaggCCAAAGCCCCAGgatttcagccctgggtggcagggctcaggttgcagtcccccatccccagggctggagcccctgAGGTTTGGCTTTCGCCCCCCCGGCCCGGGACAGCAGgacttgggcgggctcaggctttggtcccccatcctggggccGTGTAGTAATTTtagttgtcagaagggggtcgtggtgcaataaCGTTTGAGaaccctggtgtagacaaacccaaagaGATGAAGTGTCGTACGCGGAGTCACCCAGCAGGCACGGGGCATCCAGCACGTCAGCCGAGGCTGGGGGCTAGAGAGGGTGCAGCAAACGCCAGGGTGGCCCTTCTGTAGGAAAGCCAGGAACACAACCCAGCTTTCCATGTCTCAGTCCAGTGTGctatccattaggccacactgcctccctccccagaCATCGCCATCAGTATGGTGCGTTCATCCGGCCCCGATGACCAAACCCAAAATGTGTGTACGCTCGCCAGCCCTGTCTCTCCCGCAGACCAGACCAGTTCTGTTCTCTGGCAGTCACAAGCCCAGCTGTCTCGGGGGGTGGCGGCTCCTAAAGACACTGGGGTCTGTTTGGCTTGGTCAGCCAACCTGCCCTCCAGCTTTCCCAGTCCATCTCCTCCTGGGCTGCCGGGCCACTGAGTAACAAGGCCTTCGttagcccccagccctccccatagTGCCCCTGAGCGTCCCCACCCGGCTCCTCTGACAGAGACAGTGACCCCAGAGATCACCAAGCAACACGCATGGAAAGGTTCCCTTTGGGATTGAGGGACTGATCCCCTTAGCGATGCTCTGAGGAGATAGCAAGGGGACAGCACGTCAGCATGGTAAAGCTCTGATGCCTGACTGGGGAAGCTGAGACCCCACCATTAGTGACAGGAGTTAACGATCCGTTAGGGCAGGTTGGGCAGAGGTGCGGACGGGAGCAGTGGATGGGCCGGGGAAGAGAGCTCAGAGAGGGACCTGGCAGAGAGGTGCAAAGAAATTAACCAGGAGTGAAATAGAGGTGAAACCCCAGATCCACACCTGGCGTGAATCCACCATAGCACCacggagtcaatggggccagatccccagttcGGGTCAGTCAGTGCTGCTCCACTGGAGTCCCTGGCtgaatgctgatttacaccagggggAATCTGGCAGATTCCTCCCTCCCACGTCCGGGGCTAAACTGCCCCAGGGCTGTGCAGAGCATTACCCCTGcggcccaagccctgcccccgcaGCGCCTCCAACTCCTGCTGGGACAGGTAACCCCAGAGCTTGGAATTGTTCTTCTCAATGGAATTAACCCCTTTAAACTCCTTTGCCTGAgggaggactgggagtcaggactcctgggttttagtcccagccctgggagagggggagaggctgggggttagagggaggggggctgggagtcaggactcctgggttccatttctaCTTTGCCACACACTCGCCCTAATCTCAGGCAGGTCagtgtctgtgcctcagtttccccatgtgtgacATGGGGCTAACGGTGCCACGCTCTGAGGTCTCCTCCGTACCCTGCTCAGAGCGGGACGAGGCGTCTCTGGCAAATCCACTGATATCCAGAGCTGCAGGTGTCAGAACCAATCCGATTCTCGTTCACCACCCCACAGCTGTTCCCCTCAGCCGGGCCTGACACCGGGAGCCTGCGGGACAGAGGAGAGGGCCCCTGTCAGCGCGTGTGGGTCCATCACACGCAGTCGGTAGCGGCTCTTCCCTGTTCCAACGGGATCCGCAGCCATCATCTcttccagctctgccctgggggctgccccctctccccactgtcagGACCCTGGCCAGGGTCTCGAACGgcctctccctgcccagagcccagggacctgctccctcctcgtctTCCCCGCTGGGCTAGACCctgtccatctccctcccctgctccctgtctccccgCTTACTGGGCTGGGCCGACGCTGCCCCCTCCTGATCCCCTCCTGCCTCTCTGGCGGCtctgtgtctccccctcccccctgccccattgtCTGGGggatccccagggctctggcctggcccctttgctcttctccctccacaccCCGTCTCTGagccacctcccccgcccccagggctccagccaccatctctgtgctgggggatgcacaaatctctccctgccccatggccctgtctgctcccacccagcccctctctcacccgggctccccagctcccctcctggGGTCTCAACATCATCTGACACTGAACACAGCTCCCCTGAGCTCCCGACCTTCCCCCCAaacttcccccatccctggccctGGCCTCTGCTGCCCACAGAGGGGAGGGAAAGTGTTTGACTCAAGGAATCACTCACAGGGTCTGATCCAGCTGGGAGCCGTCCAGCCAGGTCCAGGCCTTCTCCGGGGAGGAGACGGACTGTCCGATCCAGAACAGACGTGAACCTAGTGGATTATTTCACTGCTAGCATTGGAGGACGAGCCTCAGCTGCTGTCAACCAACCAGGCTCCACAGATACACATTTTCTAGCCTTAAACGCTCCGTGCCAGATCCCGTTGCTGTCAATCAGCCGTAGCCCCGCGgcagtccatggggccagatcccagctgtgAGAAATGCTCCAAGTGCATTGACTTCACGAGAAAttatcctgatttacaccacttgcAGATCTGTCTCTTTTAAATTGCAGGGGGGGAACAAATTCCATTATTACAACAGTAGTGGtgagagaccccagctgagaccagggcccagcagtgccgggcgctgcccagacacacagggagaggtttctgccccagctgagatcagggcccagcagtgccgggcgctgcccagacacacagggagagacagtcgctgccccagctgagatcagggccccgttgtgccaggcgctgcccagacacacagcgagagacagtccccTGCCCCTGGCTGCTCACAAACTGGCAAGATGAAGGAAGGAtctttactcccattttacagatggggagctgcagCCCCGAGAaatgaagagacttgcccaaggtcacccgggGTGTGTGGCTCAGCCAGGAAGGGAACTGTAAGTCCCGGCcgggtgctctaaccactagtcctcccttccacacacacagttGTTCATCGGTCATGAGCTCAGGCTAGTTCTGCAGTCCCCACAAATAAACAGCACCCCAAGTCTCACACCTCTGCCGGGTCCCTGCACCTGTAGGGCTGATCTGCAGCCTTGACTCGTGGTAGTGATCCCGCTAATTCCAATAATGAGAGGTGGTGGGAGCAATGGGATATAGTGGGTAGaattgcaggggagggggcaagggacCTGGGTTTTATCCCCCctctgggggaggagtggggtgcagtgggttAGAGCatggagggctgggagtcaggtgcTCAGAGGGGAGCTGGGATCAGTAGGATCAAACCCTCTCATCTGTCCTATGCCCAAAATATCCCAGCTCCATGCAGACCCTGCCGCTCCCCAGCCCTGACCCGACCCTACTGCTGGGACATGGATCCCATggcggggagggcaggggaggggagggggttacaGTCACTACCTTGGTTCCCAGCTGCAGACGGGCTGCCCAGCCCCATTTCACCCTCCTCATCCTGCATCGTCCCCAGGCAGAGCGTGGGGCAGGGCTGCCCTCCTGCTGGAGCGGAAGCATCCGCACCTCTGAGAGGGGCCCAGGTGTGAGACTGCACAGGAAACTGAGTCACTGCCCCGGACATGTGTGGGTGGCAGGGGGCCGGTCAGCCCCACCGGCCTCAGCTCCGCCCCCCCTGCTCGGAAGGATGCTGGCTCAGCCGCAACAGCACTCCCAGCCAGCCACGgacgccccaaccccctggcagctgcagccgcCCTGATACCGGGGTGAGGGGCACAGTCTGTCCAGGGGCTTAGCTGGCTCCCGTTACTTGAGCCTCTGAGCCCCTCACCCACAGCGATGGCcaacctctgccccccagggaggGATCGTCGTCCCCTTTACACAGCTGCAGGGACAATTTCATGCCTTGTCCCCAGGCAGATTGTGACACGGCAGCCCCCCACGTTCCCAAAATCTGCCCTTTCCGAGTCCTGCGCCTTTCAGAAATCTCCTTACAGTGGAGCTGAGCTTGCTGGTGCCCCCAAAGCCTGACTGTGCTCAGTACAGCTGCCCCCACAAGATCCCCCAAAAAGGGTGTTAACGTGGCCAGGAAAATAAAGCTCAGATCTTCAAAGGCAGGAGGGTGTAACCAGGGCTCCCGTGTGGCGCCGagcccagggccccagctccTGTGGGCCATTAGCACCTCAGTCTGCTGAGAGCCTGAGCCAGCCGCCCTGACAGGTGTGAGCTCCGCCGGAGGAACTGACCCAGCAacgctgcctgagtctgccgGGAGCCTGAGACAACTGCGCTGagagggggcagctgccccattGTTAGTGTAGGagtctatccccagctctgggaggggagtggggcctaaagagttagagctggggggatggGTGTCAGGATTGCTGGGTTGTCTCCTAGCTCTACGCAAAAGGtggggggtctagtgggttagagtagGGGGACTGGGCGTCCAGGGTTGGGGGCATAATTCCTAGCTTTGCAACTGACTCTCTGGGCAACCCTACCCAGGTCGATTCTGCtgtcggtgcctcagtttcctcagccaCGTAATGGGGATGATGAGTCTGACTAAGCGCTGGGaggtgctttgaaatcctcacaTGACAGGCAGTCTATAAAGTGTCAAAGATGCTTTTATTCATGAAAGGCTCCTTTCCATTATTAAAGGGCCATGGATGCCCTGCTCAGAGCGGGACGGCGTCTCTCTGGCAGATCCACCGAAGTACAGAGCTGCAGGTGTCAGAACGAATCCGATTCCTGTTCACCACCCCACACCTGTTCCCCTCAGCCGGGCCTGACACCGGGAACCTGCGGGACAGAGGAGAGGGCCCCTGTCAGCGCATGTGGGTCCATCACACGCAGTCGGTAGCGGCTCTTCCCTGTTCCAACGGGATCCGCAGCCGTCGTCTcttccagctctgccctggggctgccccctctccccactgtcagggccctggccAGGGTCTCGAACGgcctctccctgcccagagcccagggacctgctccagcctcctcctccctgctgggctagACCctgtccatctccctcccctgctccttgtcccctcccCACCTGGCTGGGCCGACGCTGCCCCCTCCTGATCCCCTCCTGCCTCTCTGGTGGCtctgtgtctccccctcccccctgccccattgtCTGGGggatccccagggctctggcctggcccctgtctgctcccacccagcccccctctCATccgggctccccagctcccctcctggGGTCTCAGCATCGTCTGACACTGTACACAGCTGCCCCTGAGCTCCAAACCTTCCCCCCAAAACCTCCCCAATCCCAgaccctggcccctgctgcccacaGAGGGGAGGAAAAGTGTTTGACTCAAGAAATCACTCACAGGGTCTGATTCAGCGGGGAGCCGCCCACCCAGGTCCAGGCCTTCTCTGGGGAGGAGACGGACAGTCCGACCCAGAACTGATTTGAACCTTGTGTCAGGTCCTTTAGGAACTCCTGCAGGGATTGTGGGACAGGCAGCTGGTGACCAGACCTGCTGTCGGCTCTTTTCTTGTGAATCCAGGTTGCCAACAACTTCAGGACCAGaacgtctgtctgtctgtccatctatcCCTATATACACCCattatccatccccatacatctGTCCCCGTacacacccatctatctatccaacTATCCCCCATATACACCCCTgtatccatccgtccatccatccaacTGCCCTCTCTCTGTAGCCACCCagcctcacacacccccagcccctctctccaGCTGAGCTGGGTTGGGCACACCccggaaggaggagggtatcGGTGGCTTTAAACTGCCTTTGTGTGCCCCTGATCCTGGGGCTGGTGATTTAGCCTGGGATTGTCAAAGCCACATAGGGGGTTTGGACACCCCATTATTAACAATGGGAACAGGGTGTCCAAATCCCccaagcagctttgaaaatcccagccctacCATGTAACCTATGCACGCCCTTGGACTCTGTAcccagggcccagccctgcaggggcaGCTCCAGCAGGAAGGGATCATCCCCTTTACCAGCTCCTTGGGGTCCTGGAtcaccagcagctgggagcccctcaCTGAGCAGTCGGCGCGGCTCTCGCTCCACATGTCACCTCCTCTGGAGACCCAGTAGCACTTGTCCCCACGCAGCTGCCAGTCCGTGGGGCAGAGTTTGCACCCGGAGCTCCCTGCAGGGAGACAGGATTCATTAATGCTCTGAGCCCTCTGGGCTTCATTCCCGGCTCCTCCCTTCCTGCGACTGGGGCAGGAACGGGGTTCAAATGGGTTTGAGTCCCCTTTGTGCTCCCTGAAatctggggctgggccaggccctgCCTGGCTCCCGGTGTCAGTTACAGCAGCCTCGGGGCTGCTCTGCCTTATCCATTGCTCCCAGGTgggccctgggaagcagagaagacCCACAGCGCACTGCACTCTAGGCACACTACCAATCTGCCCCCCTTTGTGGGGGTTGGGAACAGGGTGGGTGAGGGCCCTTACCCCAGCTTCACACCAGCTGGAAAGGCCCCCCCCAGGATAGGGGAGTTTCTCAGGGGCCAATGTACCCactttaaggtccctttacactACGAGAATGGCCTAGTAGTGTCTTGGAGTAACTGGGGGGACTGAGTGGTGTTAAACTGGGAacaggaggggaggctgggaccCAGGGGTGAATGGGAGGGGACATTGCGCCCAGATGTCAGGGAACAAAAGGGGATGGGACCGTAAGACAATCTCACTAATAAGATgtgaacccccaccccacacacactgaaaaaaattggaCAGCTTTGTATTATGTTGCTACTAAAATCTTCGTGGCTGTGTATTAACCTGAACGGCCAGTAGATGTCGCTGCCCCGTGCACAGTCCCAGCGCAGGACGTCCATTCATATTCCTCGCCTGGCACCCAGCGGGGCTGGTGGCTAGATCggtgcagccagcagggggcggtGTGTCCCTGCCCTGCAGGATCCCCACGGGCTGGGACAGCCGCTGGGTTTCCACTGGCCGTGCCCAGGGCGGAGGGCGGCTCAGAGACACACGAGCTGGGGTTACCtgctgggccgggctgggccggggggcaCAGCTGGGATCGGAAACGCTCCAGGCGGGCGCTGCATTCTGCCATGCTGCGGTCTGTGCTCCCAGTGGGTGTCGCTGtatctctgctcccagctccctcgCTCCCAGGGGGTGTCGCTGTATCTCTGCTCCCGGCTCCGTCACTCCCAGAGGCTGCCTGGGTCTGTCCCTTCTCGGACACCAAGAAGGAAACTGCAAAGCAGCGTCGGTGGGAGTGAGGCGACCAGTCAATGTTGTGGGAGTTGCTGGTAAAAGCACCAGCACAGAGGCCTGCAGAGACACAGGGCCTGCCCCAGAGCCTGTTCTGCCCCATcaccactgactccaatggactTCAGAGGAGCCCCAAAGGGCCCTGATCTAAAAAAATGGGTCTGGactgaaaatcagtgggagctgggtaCCTTTATCCCTAGGGACTCTTTGCAAACCCAGCCCATGTTTGCATCTGTATAAGTTTCCCAGTGCCCATCACCGGTGTATCAGAGCACCTCCCAGTCTGTGCTGGCTTTATCTTCTCAacccccctgtgaggcagggcacagggctgttatccccattgtacatgtggggaaactgaggcacagagctccaTCCTGGGTTCCGGGCTGGGGACAGGCCACCTGAGCCACTCCTCTGGGGCTGCAGGTTTAATGTTGTGTAGCCCTCCTCGCCCTGCGTCGTGCTCTAGTGAGAGGAGGGGCCGGGAGCCGCGTGGGCTGGGGTGTGAGATCGCACAGGAAGCTGAGATGCTGGGCTGCAACCATGTGGGCGTCAGGTTGCTGGTCACAGTGTCCGGCGTCAGGGGCTCTCTGATGCTGTGGAAGTTGGCTCAGTCAAAACAGGGCTCCCAGAAGCCTCCCCCTCCAATGCAGCCACCCTGATCCCAAGGTGAGGGACGCAGCCTGTCTGTTGCGGAGTTTAACCAGCCCCCTTCACTTGTTTTCTCTGTCCCTCACCCGCATTCCCTGTGACGCAGGGGAGGCTCATGGGGACAGATTAttaaaggggtttaggcacctaaagctgCAGATAGGCCCCGAGTGgggttttcagaagcacctaggcccagatcctcaacaggatttaggctcctaattcccTTGGGTGTTGGGCACCTACATACATTTGAGAAATTAGGTCCtaggtgcccaattcccattgatttcaataagcattaggtgcctaaaaacaacccactaggtgcctagctgaattgttaggtgcctaaaccgcTGTGGAATTCCAGCCTTAAGGGACCAGCCCAGGATCCCATAGGAATCTGTGTAAGACCCAGGAACTGGTCCcagagctcctgagtcccagatTAGCACCTAACCCCCGAGCCAGCCTTCCTCTCCGAGAACCTGTGAGCTCCGGCCCAGTCCCACCATCCCGCTGCGAACAGCCAGCTCTGTCTGACATGTCAGCATGCTGATGGGAACAAGATATTCAGGGGAAAAATCCCCAGCCATATTTTGGTGACGTTCTTTCTCCATTTATCGACCAGCTACATTATTCTAATATTACATTTTGATGCCATTTGTACTGAAATGCCCAACGTTGATGAAAAGCCGGagggccgggggcaggggggggggagttccTAGGATaatttccccctgccccagattt
This genomic interval from Caretta caretta isolate rCarCar2 chromosome 14, rCarCar1.hap1, whole genome shotgun sequence contains the following:
- the LOC125629572 gene encoding killer cell lectin-like receptor subfamily B member 1B allele C isoform X2 → MAGEIVYADLNLPSGFPGSRTPLSAQPLSPPSPRWHRTALWVGWIGNVVLVMAVIALGIWGSSGCKLCPTDWQLRGDKCYWVSRGGDMWSESRADCSVRGSQLLVIQDPKELEFLKDLTQGSNQFWVGLSVSSPEKAWTWVGGSPLNQTLFPVSGPAEGNRCGVVNRNRIRSDTCSSVLRWICQRDAVPL
- the LOC125629572 gene encoding killer cell lectin-like receptor subfamily B member 1B allele C isoform X1, with the translated sequence MAGEIVYADLNLPSGFPGSRTPLSAQPLSPPSPRWHRTALWVGWIGNVVLVMAVIALGIWVSFLVSEKGQTQAASGSDGAGSRDTATPPGSEGAGSRDTATPTGSTDRSMAECSARLERFRSQLCPPAQPGPAGSSGCKLCPTDWQLRGDKCYWVSRGGDMWSESRADCSVRGSQLLVIQDPKELEFLKDLTQGSNQFWVGLSVSSPEKAWTWVGGSPLNQTLFPVSGPAEGNRCGVVNRNRIRSDTCSSVLRWICQRDAVPL